From a single Labrenzia sp. PHM005 genomic region:
- a CDS encoding extracellular solute-binding protein has product MHLKSTLTGLLAATMLAGASSAQAETLRLLTWGSYAPDELIQKFEAEYPDIEVEVTFSNNEEMIAKLRATGGAGFDLAQPSHDRIYAAQLEYDIYKPLDLSKIDTSVMEGSLLGGVKENTTIEGEVYAVPHQWGTSGLMADKTKAPDFKGWGDLCDPAYKGKTSMRLKRTILLGTAFAMGENPFEAYSDLEKYQGILDKVADKLIECKANIKAYWKGGDDLSAMMLSGEIVASETWDSTAYKLFDQNPNITFVPPETGALAWIDTFALPRKAKADDAAYKWINFVLRPENVTVMSASSGAIAAVKGGKDLLPADKKAAVNAAFTDADINNLKFFANIPPGVEDMEGKTLEKIKAATGG; this is encoded by the coding sequence ATGCATCTAAAGTCAACTCTTACCGGCCTTTTGGCGGCAACAATGCTTGCGGGCGCTAGTTCGGCACAGGCCGAAACCCTGCGCCTTCTGACCTGGGGCTCCTATGCTCCCGATGAATTGATCCAGAAATTCGAAGCCGAATATCCGGACATTGAAGTGGAAGTCACCTTTTCCAACAACGAGGAAATGATTGCCAAGCTGCGCGCGACCGGCGGTGCTGGATTTGACCTTGCTCAGCCAAGCCACGACCGTATTTACGCAGCTCAGCTGGAATATGACATCTACAAGCCGCTGGACCTGTCAAAGATCGACACCAGCGTCATGGAAGGGAGCCTCCTTGGCGGCGTGAAAGAAAACACCACCATTGAGGGCGAAGTCTACGCGGTTCCGCACCAATGGGGCACCTCCGGCCTGATGGCCGACAAGACGAAGGCACCTGACTTCAAGGGCTGGGGCGATCTTTGCGATCCGGCCTACAAAGGCAAGACCTCCATGCGTTTGAAGCGCACAATCTTGCTCGGCACTGCCTTCGCCATGGGTGAGAACCCGTTCGAGGCTTACTCTGACCTGGAAAAATACCAGGGCATTTTGGATAAAGTCGCTGACAAGCTGATCGAATGTAAGGCCAACATCAAAGCCTACTGGAAAGGCGGCGACGACCTCAGCGCGATGATGCTTTCCGGCGAAATCGTGGCCTCCGAGACCTGGGATTCCACGGCTTACAAGCTGTTCGACCAGAACCCGAACATCACTTTCGTTCCGCCGGAAACAGGCGCTCTGGCCTGGATCGACACCTTTGCCCTGCCACGCAAGGCCAAGGCTGATGATGCCGCATATAAGTGGATCAACTTTGTGCTGCGTCCGGAAAACGTCACTGTGATGTCCGCCAGCTCCGGCGCAATCGCAGCCGTCAAAGGCGGCAAGGACTTGCTTCCGGCAGACAAGAAAGCTGCCGTGAACGCGGCCTTCACCGACGCCGACATCAACAATCTCAAGTTCTTTGCCAATATTCCTCCGGGCGTGGAAGACATGGAAGGCAAAACTTTGGAGAAAATCAAAGCGGCAACCGGCGGCTAA
- a CDS encoding ABC transporter permease: MQKDIKRLSLILLFAPFALWIILLIILPHIGMVMLSLREKVAPRVYEYSFANYLEFINEPIYWNTLLRTGSMSLLVTALALLIGFPIAYYIAKIAGPRARGGLFLLCLIPLWVSDLIRSFGWILLLRETGVISNFLLWTGVTGTPIEFLYNDAAVIVGLVYTVILFMIVPLVSTLDGMDNSMIEAGYNLGGNGFTVLRRIIVPYAMPGIVAGCIVTFMLTAGSYLTPILLGGKNSSWFTEQIYNQFITRFNWEGGAAFGMLLLMFTSFVIWLGLKLSGQTLANTVAKS; encoded by the coding sequence ATGCAAAAGGACATCAAACGCCTGTCGTTGATCCTTTTGTTTGCGCCCTTTGCACTCTGGATCATTCTTCTGATCATCCTGCCGCACATCGGCATGGTGATGTTGTCGCTGCGAGAGAAAGTCGCACCGCGGGTCTATGAATACAGCTTTGCCAACTATCTGGAATTCATCAACGAACCGATTTACTGGAACACACTGCTGCGCACTGGGTCGATGTCGCTTCTGGTGACCGCCTTGGCCCTGCTGATCGGTTTTCCGATTGCTTATTACATTGCCAAGATCGCCGGGCCGCGGGCGCGCGGCGGCTTGTTTCTGCTGTGCCTGATCCCGCTTTGGGTCAGCGATCTGATCCGCTCCTTCGGCTGGATTCTCCTTTTGCGGGAAACAGGCGTGATATCGAACTTTCTATTATGGACTGGCGTCACCGGCACACCGATTGAGTTCCTCTACAACGACGCAGCCGTCATCGTCGGCCTGGTCTACACTGTAATCCTGTTCATGATCGTACCGCTGGTCTCAACACTGGATGGTATGGACAATTCCATGATCGAGGCGGGTTACAATCTGGGTGGCAACGGCTTTACAGTTCTGCGCCGGATCATCGTACCTTACGCCATGCCGGGGATTGTTGCTGGTTGTATCGTCACCTTCATGCTGACCGCTGGTTCCTACCTCACCCCGATCCTTCTGGGCGGCAAAAACTCCAGCTGGTTTACCGAACAGATCTACAACCAGTTCATCACCCGGTTTAACTGGGAAGGTGGCGCGGCCTTCGGCATGCTGCTGTTGATGTTCACCTCGTTCGTCATCTGGTTGGGCTTGAAGCTTAGCGGACAGACGCTCGCCAACACTGTTGCCAAGAGCTGA
- a CDS encoding sodium:proton antiporter, translating to MTHGLLMLGMFTMAYTLLAKKLSNGILTAPMLFLAFGFLMAEAGQMPVAEAEHLLHIVAELALIVLLFLDAAQINLKSLRERHQWPFRMLVMGLPLSVLIGTAFAALLLPAYPLIVAALVAALLAPTDAALGQAVVTNKAVPERVRRALTLESGLNDGLALPVILLFASLTAEMMQQDATNWVLFGAKQLIFGPLVGAIIGGIGGVLFLAAKKQKMTTAEIEGIGALAMAGCAYLSAGMIDGNGFIAAFIAGLCFGNVIKGQCAFIYEFTESEGQMLSWGAFFLIGLALLPNAVAHLDALSLTIILTSLFVVRPLAVWLSLLGTDAAPTTKLFFGWFGPRGLATALFALLIVDQIDHEIGETLLNLAINAVWISAVLHGISAVPLAKLYGARMAGNDGAAEMAAMPPMRPNITED from the coding sequence GTGACACACGGGCTGTTGATGTTGGGAATGTTCACGATGGCCTACACGCTTTTGGCCAAGAAGCTGTCGAACGGAATCCTAACCGCCCCCATGCTGTTTTTAGCATTTGGGTTTCTGATGGCGGAAGCAGGTCAAATGCCTGTTGCGGAAGCCGAACACCTACTTCACATCGTTGCTGAACTCGCGCTGATTGTTCTTCTGTTTCTGGATGCTGCCCAAATCAATCTCAAGAGCCTGCGTGAACGGCATCAATGGCCTTTTCGTATGCTGGTCATGGGTTTGCCTTTGTCGGTTTTGATTGGAACCGCTTTTGCCGCACTCCTGTTGCCGGCATATCCGCTGATCGTTGCAGCGCTTGTCGCAGCTTTGCTTGCGCCAACCGATGCAGCTCTCGGGCAAGCTGTTGTAACAAACAAAGCTGTTCCTGAACGTGTCCGCCGCGCCCTGACGCTGGAAAGCGGGCTGAATGACGGGCTCGCGCTGCCGGTCATCCTGCTGTTTGCCAGCTTGACTGCAGAAATGATGCAGCAAGATGCCACCAATTGGGTGCTCTTTGGCGCAAAACAGCTGATTTTCGGCCCCTTGGTCGGTGCTATTATCGGTGGCATCGGTGGTGTTTTGTTCCTTGCAGCCAAAAAACAAAAAATGACCACCGCCGAAATCGAAGGCATTGGTGCGCTGGCAATGGCTGGCTGCGCCTATCTCTCGGCCGGAATGATTGATGGCAACGGGTTTATCGCGGCCTTCATTGCTGGATTATGTTTTGGCAATGTCATCAAGGGCCAATGTGCGTTCATCTACGAATTCACCGAAAGTGAAGGACAGATGCTGAGCTGGGGCGCATTTTTCCTGATCGGCCTGGCCCTGTTACCCAACGCCGTTGCTCACCTAGATGCCCTCAGCCTCACGATTATTCTGACAAGCCTGTTTGTGGTCCGTCCTCTGGCGGTCTGGCTCTCGCTTTTAGGGACAGATGCCGCGCCGACAACAAAGCTGTTTTTTGGCTGGTTCGGTCCGCGCGGATTGGCGACCGCCCTGTTTGCACTGCTGATTGTCGATCAGATCGATCATGAAATTGGCGAAACCCTTTTGAACCTTGCGATCAACGCTGTTTGGATCAGCGCTGTTCTGCATGGGATCAGTGCAGTGCCTCTTGCCAAGTTATACGGCGCCCGAATGGCGGGAAACGACGGAGCTGCGGAAATGGCTGCCATGCCGCCTATGCGGCCCAATATTACGGAAGATTGA
- a CDS encoding FAD-binding oxidoreductase has translation MWSDVFAADFQSRPYWQDIAPNVPLPEHELAAEVDVLIIGAGYTGLNAALQTAREGMSTLVIDAEDPGWGCSLRNGGQLSTSLKPSFSTLSRRYGAELATQLCQEGQASLDYMHDLSADGLDMGLKDVGRFHGAHKPHLYGKLAREAESGHPVWKPDAFMVPKSEMASELGTDAYFGGIVYPHHCSIDVSKYLPSLLLRALKLGAQVKGNCRALSLERAGSGFKVLTEQGAVTAGKVILATNGYSGPLSPWHQRRIIPIGSYVIATEELPEDLVDRLFPTNRVLSDTRKLVYYYRLSPDRKRVIFGGRVSLSETDPRNSASKLHLDMCALFPDLARYKVSHGWMGFVGYTFDTLAHCGEDQGLFYANGYCGSGVGMASYLGMRIGQKAAGREPVLSAFEKIPNSTRPLYTGNPWFLAPSVMVYRVRDRLGI, from the coding sequence ATGTGGAGCGATGTGTTTGCGGCGGATTTTCAGTCTAGGCCCTATTGGCAGGACATCGCCCCCAATGTACCGCTCCCTGAACATGAGCTTGCTGCCGAAGTCGATGTCCTGATTATCGGCGCTGGGTACACAGGCCTCAATGCTGCCCTTCAAACCGCGCGCGAAGGGATGAGCACGTTGGTGATTGATGCGGAAGACCCAGGCTGGGGCTGCAGCCTTCGCAACGGCGGCCAGCTCTCCACCAGCCTGAAACCTTCCTTCTCCACACTGTCCCGCCGTTATGGAGCTGAGCTGGCAACGCAATTGTGCCAGGAAGGCCAAGCATCGCTTGACTATATGCATGATCTGTCAGCGGACGGTCTCGACATGGGATTGAAGGACGTGGGCCGCTTTCACGGCGCCCACAAACCGCATCTATATGGCAAACTCGCGAGGGAAGCAGAAAGCGGCCATCCGGTCTGGAAACCGGACGCCTTCATGGTTCCGAAGTCAGAGATGGCAAGCGAGCTTGGCACGGATGCCTATTTCGGCGGCATCGTCTATCCGCATCATTGCAGCATCGATGTGTCGAAATACCTGCCATCCCTTCTCTTGCGCGCATTGAAACTCGGAGCACAGGTCAAGGGCAATTGCCGGGCGCTGTCGCTGGAGCGGGCCGGATCCGGCTTCAAGGTGCTGACGGAACAAGGCGCTGTTACAGCCGGAAAAGTTATACTGGCGACCAATGGCTATTCCGGGCCGCTGTCGCCTTGGCATCAACGCCGCATCATCCCGATCGGCTCTTATGTCATTGCGACCGAAGAGTTGCCGGAAGATCTCGTCGACCGGCTGTTTCCGACCAATCGTGTGCTCTCTGACACGCGCAAGCTGGTCTACTACTATCGCCTGTCGCCGGACCGCAAACGGGTGATTTTCGGCGGCCGGGTGTCTTTGAGCGAAACGGATCCACGCAACAGCGCCAGCAAGCTGCACCTGGATATGTGCGCCCTCTTCCCGGATCTTGCCCGATACAAAGTCAGTCACGGCTGGATGGGGTTTGTCGGCTACACCTTCGACACGCTCGCCCACTGCGGCGAAGACCAGGGCCTCTTCTATGCCAATGGTTATTGCGGCTCGGGTGTTGGCATGGCGAGTTACCTTGGCATGCGTATCGGCCAAAAGGCAGCCGGACGGGAACCTGTTCTTTCCGCGTTCGAGAAAATCCCGAACAGCACCAGACCACTCTACACCGGAAACCCTTGGTTCCTCGCACCTTCTGTGATGGTCTACAGAGTCAGGGACCGGCTCGGGATATAG
- a CDS encoding ABC transporter ATP-binding protein, translating into MTNPPHYDLECAGLTKNFGSFQAVKGVSFDIPSGSFFSILGPSGCGKTTLMRMIAGFEEPTSGEIKIKGKSVLGTPPNKRNVKMVFQHLALFPMMNVYENIAYGLRCNGASNADIKKKVHDVLERIALPDVAEREIHQLSGGQKQRIAIARCMVLDPDVLLLDEPLGALDLKLREAMKIELKLLQHQFNTTFIYITHDQSEALVMSDNVAIMNQGQFEQIGTPQELYHEPKTAFVAGFVGDSNRWSGTVKSSDGTGGKVETSQGLPMNFSAAGGSKIGEGSKVDIFVRPEFIHTVRASEAAKSGVDGDNQMDGVVDSLLFNGANSRVLVRSGNGELIESDVTLTGHNDIKPGEDVRLVWSSKQAMCFANEEPA; encoded by the coding sequence ATGACAAATCCTCCCCATTACGACCTCGAATGCGCCGGATTGACCAAGAACTTCGGGTCCTTCCAGGCCGTGAAGGGCGTGTCCTTCGATATTCCAAGCGGCTCGTTCTTTTCCATTCTGGGGCCGTCCGGCTGCGGCAAAACCACCTTGATGCGCATGATTGCCGGCTTCGAGGAGCCGACATCCGGCGAGATCAAGATCAAGGGCAAATCCGTTCTGGGGACACCGCCGAACAAGCGCAACGTTAAGATGGTGTTTCAGCACCTGGCGCTGTTCCCGATGATGAATGTCTATGAGAACATCGCCTACGGGTTGCGCTGCAACGGCGCCAGCAATGCGGACATCAAGAAAAAAGTTCACGACGTTCTGGAGCGGATCGCGCTGCCGGATGTAGCCGAACGCGAAATTCACCAGCTGTCCGGTGGTCAGAAACAGCGCATCGCGATTGCCCGCTGCATGGTGCTCGACCCGGACGTTCTATTGCTCGATGAACCGCTCGGCGCGCTCGATCTGAAGCTGCGCGAAGCGATGAAGATCGAATTGAAACTGCTGCAGCACCAGTTCAACACCACCTTTATTTACATCACCCATGACCAATCCGAAGCATTGGTCATGTCCGACAACGTCGCGATCATGAACCAGGGACAGTTCGAACAGATCGGCACGCCACAAGAGCTCTACCATGAACCGAAGACAGCATTCGTCGCCGGGTTTGTCGGTGACAGCAACCGGTGGTCCGGCACCGTCAAATCCAGCGATGGCACTGGCGGCAAAGTGGAGACAAGCCAAGGCCTGCCGATGAACTTCTCCGCCGCTGGCGGCAGCAAGATCGGCGAAGGCTCCAAAGTCGACATCTTCGTGCGGCCGGAATTCATTCACACCGTGCGCGCGTCTGAGGCGGCAAAGAGCGGTGTTGACGGCGACAACCAGATGGACGGCGTTGTCGACAGCCTGTTGTTCAACGGCGCCAACAGCCGCGTTCTTGTGCGCTCCGGCAATGGGGAACTGATTGAATCCGATGTGACCCTAACTGGACATAATGACATCAAACCGGGTGAAGACGTCCGACTTGTCTGGTCCTCCAAGCAAGCCATGTGCTTTGCAAATGAGGAGCCCGCCTGA
- a CDS encoding glutamate synthase-related protein: MRTEVVAKLSALPDRDPQYALVEDVDLVVVRFDEEVSVFYGRCLHRGALMSDGYVDGDNLICGVHYWDYRIDSGVSEYNNSEALPKFKSWVEGDQILVDADEIAAWANDNPQPFQRDKYLGLYADTSHGTEEEPYTGLIQSYARDGLSKTGHHGVVDAMGVPRVQLPDWDDIQLLTAQLQRFPLLDEDPVGTDVVIGPNAQKPLHLKIPLFVSDMSFGALSEPAKIALARGAELAGTGICSGEGGMLPEEQEANSRYFYELASSRFGFSWDKLGKAQAFHFKGGQGAKTGTGGHLPGAKVKGKIAEVRGLNEGDDAISPPRFPDWTNCAQVKEFADEVRSRTGGIPIGYKLSAQHIEKDIDAAMEVGVDYIILDGRGGGTGAAPIIFRDNISVPTIPALARARRHLDKLGRADVSLVITGGLRKPADFIKAMALGADAIAVSNAAMQAIGCIAMRACHTNNCPVGIATQKPNLVNRLVIEKSARQLTNFFEASVELMQVMARACGYTHLNQFNPDDLTTWKREMADLSGVAYGGVARSS; encoded by the coding sequence ATGAGAACTGAAGTTGTCGCCAAATTAAGCGCGTTGCCGGATCGGGATCCGCAATATGCACTGGTCGAAGATGTTGATCTCGTTGTGGTCCGGTTTGATGAAGAGGTGTCGGTGTTTTATGGCCGTTGCCTGCACCGCGGCGCATTGATGTCCGATGGCTACGTAGATGGTGACAACCTGATCTGCGGGGTTCACTACTGGGATTACCGGATCGACAGCGGTGTGTCTGAATACAACAATTCCGAGGCCTTGCCGAAATTCAAGAGCTGGGTCGAAGGCGATCAGATCTTGGTCGATGCCGACGAAATTGCCGCTTGGGCCAATGACAATCCGCAGCCGTTTCAGCGCGACAAATATCTGGGGCTCTATGCAGACACCAGCCATGGCACGGAAGAAGAACCCTACACTGGACTGATCCAGTCCTACGCGCGGGATGGTCTTTCAAAAACCGGCCACCACGGTGTGGTTGACGCCATGGGTGTGCCGCGGGTCCAGCTGCCGGATTGGGATGATATTCAACTCCTGACCGCACAGCTGCAACGCTTCCCCCTCTTGGACGAGGATCCGGTCGGAACCGATGTTGTCATTGGACCAAACGCACAAAAACCGCTTCATCTGAAGATCCCGCTGTTTGTCTCCGACATGAGTTTCGGCGCCCTTTCCGAACCTGCGAAAATCGCTCTGGCCCGGGGCGCAGAACTCGCGGGAACCGGCATTTGTTCAGGCGAAGGCGGCATGTTGCCCGAGGAGCAGGAAGCAAACTCCCGCTATTTCTATGAATTGGCCTCATCCCGGTTTGGTTTCAGCTGGGATAAACTTGGCAAGGCACAAGCCTTTCATTTCAAAGGCGGACAAGGTGCCAAAACCGGCACTGGCGGACATTTGCCCGGTGCTAAGGTCAAAGGAAAGATTGCCGAAGTCCGTGGACTGAACGAAGGCGATGACGCCATCTCTCCGCCGCGGTTTCCTGATTGGACCAATTGCGCCCAGGTGAAAGAATTTGCGGACGAAGTCCGTAGCCGAACCGGCGGCATTCCGATTGGCTACAAACTCTCGGCCCAGCATATCGAAAAAGATATCGATGCCGCGATGGAGGTCGGGGTTGACTACATCATCCTGGATGGCCGCGGCGGGGGAACGGGAGCCGCCCCAATCATCTTTCGCGACAACATCTCTGTGCCAACGATTCCAGCTTTGGCGAGAGCCCGGCGCCATCTGGACAAACTGGGTCGTGCCGACGTATCGCTGGTGATTACCGGCGGCTTGCGGAAACCTGCCGATTTTATCAAAGCCATGGCGCTTGGGGCAGATGCAATCGCGGTCTCCAATGCGGCGATGCAGGCGATTGGCTGTATCGCGATGCGCGCCTGCCACACGAATAACTGTCCGGTCGGGATTGCGACCCAGAAACCCAATTTGGTGAACCGGCTGGTCATTGAAAAATCGGCCCGCCAGCTCACCAACTTTTTCGAAGCTTCTGTTGAACTGATGCAAGTGATGGCACGTGCCTGCGGATACACGCACCTTAATCAATTCAATCCGGATGATTTGACGACTTGGAAACGGGAGATGGCAGATCTGTCCGGCGTCGCGTACGGTGGTGTAGCCCGATCCAGCTGA
- a CDS encoding ABC transporter permease: MLATNKTTPFLFGYRLYVLAFFIFLAAPLISAGAFAFNDSLFPALPWQGFTLDWFFSDTEPKLGMFHDRRLLQGLYYSFVIAIFVAALSVFVGTTNAFLFVRGDFPAKNFFYIMMVVPLVIPGVILGISILVLASDTANFVENKFDLELEFLRPGMLLVVLGQFSFIATITSLVITARLKKFDETMEEAAFNLGASRARVLRTITLPFLRPAMFAAGIVAFLVSFENFNTTLFLVGSEAPLTITMYDRMAKVGSTPVLNAVSFFLMVGSGLLALLSILIQRDKNA; this comes from the coding sequence ATGCTTGCGACCAACAAGACCACGCCGTTCCTCTTTGGCTACCGGCTCTATGTGCTTGCCTTCTTCATCTTTCTGGCAGCACCGCTCATCTCCGCTGGCGCGTTTGCGTTCAATGACAGCTTGTTCCCGGCTTTGCCATGGCAAGGTTTCACACTGGACTGGTTCTTTTCCGACACCGAACCGAAACTGGGCATGTTCCACGATCGTCGGCTTTTGCAGGGGCTCTACTATTCCTTTGTGATTGCGATTTTCGTTGCTGCGCTCTCAGTTTTTGTCGGCACCACCAACGCCTTCCTGTTTGTGCGCGGGGATTTTCCGGCCAAGAACTTCTTCTACATCATGATGGTCGTGCCTCTCGTGATCCCGGGTGTGATCCTGGGTATCTCGATCCTGGTTCTGGCCAGCGACACGGCGAACTTCGTGGAAAACAAGTTCGACCTAGAGCTGGAATTCCTGCGACCGGGCATGCTGCTTGTTGTACTCGGACAATTTTCCTTCATCGCCACGATCACCTCTCTGGTGATCACCGCGCGCTTGAAGAAGTTTGATGAAACCATGGAAGAAGCTGCTTTCAACCTTGGCGCCAGCCGGGCACGCGTTCTCAGGACGATTACCCTGCCCTTCCTGCGGCCGGCGATGTTCGCAGCAGGGATTGTTGCCTTCCTGGTATCGTTTGAAAACTTCAACACGACGCTGTTCCTGGTAGGCTCCGAAGCCCCGCTCACCATCACCATGTATGACCGCATGGCTAAGGTCGGCTCCACGCCGGTTCTAAACGCCGTGTCGTTCTTCCTGATGGTTGGCTCAGGCCTCTTGGCGCTGCTGTCCATTCTCATCCAGCGCGATAAAAACGCTTAA
- a CDS encoding GMC family oxidoreductase — MAEFDFVIVGAGSAGAAVTDRLSEDGKYSVCVLEAGGSDLNFWIWVPVGYGKAFYNKHINWMYYTEPDPGLNNREGYWPRGKVLGGSSSINAMVYIRGQHADFDDWKAMGNTGWGWDDVLPYFKRSETNDAGADAFRGGDGPLHVSSMTKYTHPLCQNFFKASEQAGFKFNSDFNGADQEGVGHYQITAKDGFRMSTARAYLARAKKRSNVTILTKAHTKRILLENSRATGVVYESGGREQTVSARREVILSAGAVNSPQILMLSGIGDGAELQSKGIASAVHSPAVGKNMQDHLGLDHLYRSKVPTLNQQLYPWWGKLAQGIRYVLTRGGPLALSLNQAGGFVKGNPDCERPNMQLYFSPVSYTKAPKGERPLMNPDPFPGFLFGMQPTRPTSRGHLELKSTDAFEPMAIHPNSLSTDHDCKEMIEGCKLLRKIAAAPAFQEVIDSQIAPGPDVKSDEDMLEDVRNRCSTVFHPVSTCRMGTDKTENVVDQRLRVYGVDGLRVVDASIFPTVTSGNTNAPAIMVGEKGADLILEDTRNT, encoded by the coding sequence ATGGCTGAGTTTGACTTTGTCATCGTCGGCGCCGGTTCTGCCGGTGCCGCCGTCACAGACCGCTTGTCTGAAGACGGCAAATATTCCGTCTGCGTTCTGGAGGCCGGCGGCTCGGATCTGAACTTCTGGATTTGGGTTCCGGTCGGCTACGGCAAGGCGTTTTACAACAAACACATCAACTGGATGTACTACACAGAACCGGATCCAGGCCTGAACAACCGTGAAGGATATTGGCCGCGCGGCAAGGTTCTAGGTGGGTCCAGCTCGATCAATGCCATGGTCTACATCCGCGGCCAGCACGCGGACTTTGATGACTGGAAAGCGATGGGCAACACCGGCTGGGGCTGGGACGATGTCCTGCCCTATTTCAAACGGTCCGAAACCAATGACGCTGGTGCCGACGCCTTCCGTGGTGGTGATGGCCCCCTTCATGTGTCCAGCATGACGAAGTACACACATCCATTGTGCCAGAACTTCTTCAAGGCAAGCGAACAAGCCGGGTTCAAATTTAATTCCGACTTCAATGGCGCAGACCAGGAAGGCGTTGGCCACTACCAGATCACAGCCAAGGACGGCTTCCGCATGTCCACTGCCCGGGCCTATCTTGCCCGGGCCAAGAAGCGTTCGAACGTAACGATCCTGACGAAGGCCCACACCAAGCGCATTCTTCTGGAAAACAGCCGGGCAACTGGAGTTGTCTACGAAAGTGGTGGCCGCGAACAAACGGTCTCGGCACGGCGCGAAGTTATCCTGAGTGCAGGAGCGGTCAACTCGCCGCAAATCCTGATGCTGTCCGGGATCGGCGACGGAGCCGAACTTCAGTCCAAAGGCATTGCCTCTGCAGTCCACAGCCCGGCGGTCGGCAAGAACATGCAGGACCACCTTGGCCTTGATCACCTCTACCGGTCCAAGGTGCCGACTTTGAACCAGCAGCTGTATCCTTGGTGGGGCAAGTTGGCGCAAGGCATCCGCTATGTTCTGACACGCGGCGGCCCCTTGGCACTGAGCCTCAATCAGGCGGGCGGATTTGTGAAGGGCAATCCGGACTGCGAACGGCCGAACATGCAGCTCTATTTCTCACCGGTCAGCTACACCAAGGCGCCGAAGGGAGAACGGCCGCTAATGAATCCGGATCCATTCCCGGGTTTCCTGTTCGGTATGCAGCCAACCCGGCCAACCAGCCGCGGGCATTTGGAGCTGAAATCGACCGATGCATTTGAGCCGATGGCCATTCATCCCAATTCCTTGAGCACAGACCATGACTGCAAGGAAATGATCGAAGGCTGCAAGCTCTTGCGCAAGATCGCTGCCGCCCCAGCGTTTCAAGAGGTCATCGACAGCCAGATCGCACCGGGACCGGACGTTAAAAGCGATGAGGACATGCTGGAAGATGTCCGCAACCGCTGTTCCACCGTGTTCCACCCGGTCAGCACGTGCCGGATGGGAACGGATAAAACCGAAAACGTCGTCGATCAGCGTCTGCGGGTCTATGGTGTCGATGGCCTCAGGGTGGTCGATGCCTCAATCTTCCCGACAGTGACCTCCGGCAACACCAATGCACCGGCGATCATGGTCGGAGAAAAAGGCGCGGATCTTATTCTGGAAGACACCCGGAACACTTAA